The DNA window TATTTCATAACTGTAGCATTGGCAGGAAGTTGTGCACATGGGTAGAACAAATTTGGGTTCGGTACGATCGGGTACTCGTGTCCTCGTGCAGTCCACTGTGAACGAGGTCGACTCGCTAGCGGTGATGTCCGCTTCAGGAAGGCGTCCTGCACTGGCTCAGATAACTTGGCTCAGGCACGGAGCACGATGAGGTCAAATTATTCCACCACCAGCCtcacttttttaattttctgcctTTCTCTGACTCAGCATTCCACTGAATCACACAAAccactttattattttattttttcaccatCTGATCAGGGAAAGTAAATCCAGTTAGTGTCTCATCGTGCTGGattgaaatggatgaaatgctctgGATTACAGTCAGTGAGTCAGTGTTGTTTTCAGCTTCTGCACGAATCGCTGCACTTTAAATCAGCTCAGCAGAAGCCATGAAGGCTGCTCTATGGGGATGTGGTGGCATGCAATCTCAGCTGTGTCATACCTGAACTTTCTAGCTTTGTGAGGCACACAGATCAGATTCTGTTATCGGCTCGGATGCTGTCAGAGCCTCGGTGTCGCCGTCTGTTCCTCGCGAACGGTGTGACTTAGGATGCTCAAAAATAAGTATTTAATCACctaccaaccagcaagaattctggctTTCACAGACACCTGTTAGTGTAAAATAGGAGatcttcttaaagaaaaacgaATTAACTGTATTAATTGCACCTGTTTGAACTTCTTACCTGTATAAAGGACACCATTCTTTGccattagatttaaaaaatgtattgaaTGTGTTTGAGGCTGAATGAACAATCCTCCATGTGTGCTGATTCTGGGATTTTTGCTGGGGGGTTGTAATCTGTCACTGCAGTGGGCccatgaaaaagaaatgatgagAAACCAGAGAGAAAATATGAAGAATTATATCAGACGGCAGGCAGTGATCGGGTAGTTGCTGCCTGTCTGAGTCTGACCTCACCTGTAGTGTCTCGTTTACCTCCTCCTTCCCCCTGTCTTCTCCTAATCCAGCTTTGTCCGGGTTATTCTCACTGAGATGCTAAACATGAATGTTCTCGGTCTTGATCTTTTGAATGGAGCAGGAACGTTAGCCTAACGTTAGCACGTCCACTAATAAGCACCATCTGTTTTCTGTAGCAGGCATGTTGAGCAGCTACAGTCGTCCTGGTGGAGCTGGCTGCTGGCCGTTGGTCTGAACTGTCAACGGTGTGCTTTATGTGTAACTGTTCAGTTCTGTGGCCCCACCATAATAACACCTTAGGAGCACCTAAACAAATGATCAGAGCAATGTGAAAAGAAAAGGCTGACACACAGCCGGTAAACAAAGCACACATTTGTGTTGTTATATGGTTGACTGGTGTGTGTCACACCTTAAGCTGGCCATTTTTAGCTCCGTGTTGGCAAACACACTGAGACATTTacgtttgtttctttgtgatgTGCTTTGTCTGTGATGCAGCTTTAAATCGACAGAGGAGGCTTTTGAGCTGTTGCTATGGTAACAGCATGCTGTACGATGTCATTACACTTTGATAAACAAACCCTGTTAGAGACGCGCTCGCCATCGTCCGTCCTGAGAGTCTTTCTAACAGTTTGGACCGAATCCTGCAGGATGGAAGTTTCTGTGAGGAAGACTAGAGGTGGAAAGGTGCTGCAGGACTGCACTGGAAGGACTCTTTTATACTTTCACATGGAAAACAGCCAACTTTTACAAACATAGTTATATCTTATTACAGTCCAGGAGTATTTTTCTTTGGCGAAGGCCAAAACCTTGTTCTGGAAGGGGTGTCCACAAAGTTGTGGGCTAATCTTGGGtgcactgaatgaatgaatgagtcaCTGATCAGTGGTGGCTTCCTTTGCTGTTGTTCAGGTCAGATGTACAAATGTTCcagttcactgttttttttttttttttatgttggcaGGAATAACACACATGCCTCTAATCTCTGAGCATCTCGCAGGATTGGCCGGCTAAATCTTAAATCATCTTCAGATTTGTTTACATATGAAACATAAGTAGAATCAGCTTTGGGGGATTTTATTTGTACAGCACTGCATGCACAAACTGAGatctgaaaaagaaatttaaactgACCTCCAAGTAGAGTCGGTGTGCATCAAATGAAAGAGCAAAGATGCTTTGCTGAAGGCCATGAAGCTAAAATGACAACatgttcctgtttccctttggGTACCAGCCGTAGTTAGAAAAGAGGGGTGCAATAATGAAGCAGGAAAATAAagaagtacatttaaaaagacagaaacataaaatagaataatttttttcacctGAAATTTAAAGAGGGAGTCCTGTCTGACCAGGAGATGCAGATCCTGAAAAGAAGGGCAGCTCAAACCTAAAGTTTTGTTATGGTGAAAGTGACCTCCTACTCAGCTTCAGACACTGAGGAAAAAGCAGAGTAACTTCATGtttggtttggaggaagaaatgTCGAACCCCGTGTTTTCTGTCCTTCCAGTCCAGCAGTTCAGTCTTTTTATGGAGCCCAGCTTCTCTAAGTCGAGAACAGGAGCTGCGTGCCCCATAAGAGACCTAATAACAGAACTGCTGTCAAAGGTCGCTCGGCTTGTCTTTACATCATGTCTGTAATCTGCTCTTTCCAGGTCAGTGAGATTGAGGCAGAAAGGTGAGGTCAAATCTTTGTGCTTCACATTTGCTCTCAGTGAGACTTTGTGTGGGATGGAAGGAGGCATCAGATGCTTTTCCTGATTGTTAGTATGCTTTTTCATTCCTGGTACCTCTGCACAACTTGTGGTCTTTTCATCTGCAGCTGGTCTTTAATATCGATTGCTTTGTGGTGACAAATGGCTAATGGGGTTAAAGCTAATCTCTCTGTAGCTAATGTGTGGTATCGCTGACTTGTGACGCCCTAACCCAGTTACTCTGCTCCGGTTATAGACACATCCAAAGCGAGGCGATGGAGATCAATAGGCCATGAAGCAGTGACTTAATAGCAGCTCTGTCTATTGACCTTAGCTCTGTTTTACTGAAGTGGGCTCTTTGTGTGGCTCTGCATCCTAACAAGGGTACTAACATCTCTTTTCGTTCTTTCTCTCCCTTCCCCTCCTTTGTTGTCTTCACATCTTCCACTTCCTTTAATTTTCCCTCCATGCAATTTTCAAATTCTGCATTACTACAATTTCTCTCCGTCACCTCTggccccctgtctgtgttttgacTTGCACACCCCCCTACCATACCCTCGTCTCCCTGCTTCTCCTTGGGGCTTTCTCTCAGTGTGACCAAGACCAGTGCATTCAGAGCACCAAATTCGTTTTGCAGGCCGCCGCCACCCCCCTCctccagcagcagagcagcgAGCCAGTCATCCTAACAGCCTCCCCCGAGAATGGAGGAACACTACCTGGCCGCGCCTCCCTCACCCTGGCGGGGCCGTGTACCTCGCTGCCCCTCGGCCAGCCCACACCTCCGACGTCCACCTCCAGCTTAAGCTGCCACGAGGCCACCGACAAGCTGCCAATCCACGGACACGCCCTCACACACAACCACAGCAACCCCCTCCAGGAACCGGTGTTCCACCACCACTTTCTTACTCCAGAGGAAGTGCCCTCGCCGCCAGGCATGCTTCATTGCAGCAGCCCCATGGGCCACAGCCACACTGTGCAGGCCGGCTTCTACGACCCGGCCAGCCAGGACTCGCTGCACGAGGACTCTGTCAGAGGGTTGGTTAAGCTCAGCTCCGTCTGACAGTGGAGCTCACCTCCCACTCCGACCCCTGCTGAAAACCTGTATCCACCCCTGAAACACTCTCCTGTACCACTTTGGGATCAGGTTTAAACGCAGCTGCTAGAAACTGTGGAATTGAATCCGTTGTCTTCAGACATTTTCTTAAGACCCTCTGCTGGAACTGGAAGATCGTTCCTGTGAGGACgtgcactgtttttttgttgttgctgttttgtttgaaaCTTTGGGGAAGTATAATCTGTCAGCtcttggaaattaaaaaaaaaaaaaagttcagtttagTTCACAACAGTTTTGGTCCGAAGGCTTTCAGTGCGTCACAGACGTTCTCCTGTTTGCCTGTTGCTGATTGGACCGtctctttgccttttttctcagcagtgcaATGGTTCATGTCTTCATGTTGCATATCATCAAGCTTTTTCTATGTAAGAGACTGTTGTACTGTACTATGGTTATTACAACTTACAAATTATATTTCCTGTGGATATTAATAAAACACCATCTTTTTATCAGATTTGACTGCATTGATATGGAAGCTGTGATGTGAGAGTCATGTGGCGATAGCAGACGCCTGTAGTCATTCAGCCTTTAATgagatgcattaaaaataagCCTGTGTGACGGTTGCTGTTGAACATTTATGGCTGTTCTTCAGGCGGTCTTCAATTCATCTGGACATGCTGGGAAAGGCTTCGAGCACACGAGCTCTTGGTTCCAGTAAGTTCTGCTGAAAGTAATGTGTAGGTGCCTTAGAGGCAAATAAAAAGCCATTTGGTTGGTCGAAGGGCTGATAAAAGGTGGTCGCACTTTAATTCTCTTCTGCCACCTTGTGGTTGAGCAGAAACACTGCAGTTAAGATtgaattttgtatatatttttttaaacaaacataaaaattgTAAGACACGAGTTTCCCAGCCAGACATTAGCGTATCATATTGTTACTTACTAACATTGTTGGGATATTACATGAGCTCTGAGCTGAATATGAAGGTTCAAAGATGAAGAGCTGAAAGGCAAACAGTTCTTTGTTTTTGGaacaaaaatcacaatttaTTGTTTCAACACCCCAAACTTTGATGATCAGTGAAGCAGCCGAGCTCCGCAGCTCCTCTCGGCTCATCAGAGCTTAATGATTGAAgcttctctgcagctgctggagaGCCAACCAGATCGCAGGAGGCTGCTGCGCTCGTTTACCGGCATGTTTAGGTCACAAGTCGATAAACtttaccaaaaaataaaaatgtttgagcAATTTTTGACCCAAGAAAATTTGtagctgcaaacacacacacatggccaCTCTGCAGCGAGCTGTTCATGATTACATGGTGCTTTAATCTTGCATTTTCATTGCTGTAAATGTCACTAAAAGCAGAATGTAATGATCTGCAGATCTCCAACAGAACATGTCACGTTTGCACCATTTTAAGGAAAATAAGGGATTATttagaatttgatggcagcaccGGGTGTTTCCATCCCCTCTGAGGGACAGGAATGCTGTCCCGCTCCGTCTGACAgaggattccagctgctcagcagttcTGAGGCTTTGTCCTGTTCTTGGGTTCCTGATGCTCCAAATGTTCTAAGCTGGGcaaaggtcaggactgcaggcaggccatttcagcacccagactcttctgCTATGAAGCCGTGCTGCTGGAATAGCTGCAGATGCGGTttagcattgtcctgctgaaacaTGAAGATATCTGGATAGGAGCAAATATTGCAAATGTTCAGTCTTCACAATGTGATGTCAGCTAACATTATCTTTGTTCCACAATTTCTAGATGCAGATTTGTTAAGGTTCTGCCCATCTTTACCTCTGAGACACTGCCTCTAAGATCCGttttatacccagtcatgttactgacctgctgccagGGAACTTGATTAGCTGCAAaatgctcctccagctgtttctttagtaCTGAtgacttttccagcctttagTCGCTCCATCCCAGTTTTTTTTACGTGTTGTTGCCATCAAACATGAGCtggtatttttcttaaaatggtccattttcacagtttaaacatttgatatttttatgttctatgtgaataaaatatggatttatgagaTCTACAATCCCTTCTGTTTTTTTGACATTTAtattgtcccttttttttttttttagttctagGTAACcattcactcacacattcacagctctgggcagtttagaatcagcaggtaacctaaccccactgactgcatgtctttggactgtgggaggaacctggagaacccacacagacacagggagaacatgcagaaggTGGGACTCTCATTTTCTCTTTGTTAGCCCTGCGATAGGCTGgagacctgtccaggtgtatcctgcctctcgcccaaTGGCAGCTGAGCTCGGCTCCAGCCCCTTTGCAACCCTCCTCCTCTTGACCCCAGGATTTGCTCAGGTAGGCGTTCCTGATGAACACGCCGGACTTCAGCagctggataagcagaagatggatggatcctATCGGCACCAGCTGGAGTTTCATCATTCTGTGTTTATGCTGATTACTCAAAGACAGCtgactttgaaaataaaaaataatctggcTTCAGTTTGGACTCAAGTCCAGCTCCAGATCATGCATGTCGATAAGTCAGCACACAAACGTTATAACTAAGGAGACTCCGGACGAGTGCTTAAATCCATGCTAACTACTGCTGCTGAGCTTCCCAAATTAGGGATAATGGCTGCAGGTGGCAGACGCAGGCTATGATGggaatattttaacattttttggcTGTATATTTTATAATTGGAGAATCAGTGAGAGCTTCTGGTCACTGGTGATGGGTCTCAGGTCTGAATAATAACAgaacagtaacagtaacaggTTTGTTTGTCATTAAATAATGTATGATACATACAGGAATATTTGCATACATTTACGTACATTTTTAGCAACAATTGAAACTAAAGGAGCTTTGGAGGGAATCTCACATTTCTCCATCTTTTCATTTTGGAGCAGGATTGATTAGAGATGATAAACCCCTTCTGGCAGGTGTCATGTTATTAGATTATCCAAATATTTACTGCACTGATTGCTGCATATCAgggacattttcatttcattttcaggggtggctgtagctcagtaggtagagcaggtcacctactgatcggaaggtcagcggttcgattcctggctactccaggctacatgccaatgtatccttgggcaagatacttaaccccaagttgctctccgaccgtcctgtcggagtgtgaatgttagctaattaaaagcacttagcttagtaaacatggaagtgcttgtatgcatgggtgaatgtaaaacgtgttgtataagcgctttgagtgctctgactgagtagaaaagcgctatataagaactagtccatttaccattagttacaaatgatattttaaaatggtaaataaaAAACTGCAACTGAAAAACGTGACCTCTATAAATTATGCAGTAAAAGTGAACTTCCTGGATTTCTTCATGTTAGAAGAATGGAGTCCTCCTATGATTAATGTGTAAGCAAAGCGAGTCCTTGAGTGAACATTCACATTTATTTCCGGGTTTAGTTACAGGCTGGATCACAGCAAAGATGCACTAGAGACAAGAGAAGAAATGTTCCAGGGACACCAAACTTGTAGCTGTAAACAGTCACAGTAGCTCCAGCATGGCTTACTCTCATGCATCATCCAGTCAGAGCCGGAAACCATTTATTCTGGGACCCGTCCACGGCCTCCGTGCCAGACTAGCTTAGAACCACCGACCGACTGTGGCTGCAGCACCACCCATCCATCACCTGGGTCGCTGTGGCTAAGCTAATTTAGCACCGATAAGCAAAACACATGCGTGTCAGCGACTGTTTACGTCGCAGTCACCACAGCTTGACGTCGGTGAGCTCCAGGTCCCCCATGATCTCCAGCTGGTCGATGCTGCTCAGGTCCTGCACCCGATGCCTGAACTCAAACAAGTGCGAGCCGTTCACCGCCAGCTTGAACTGATGGGGCTGACAGAGGAGAAGAATCTGAGGacgaaaaagaaaacagaggttcAGAAGAAGCAGAATCCCtctaaaaaaatgcttaaagttGCAGATGAGCCTTACCTCAAAGTACTCTCCTGAGGAGAAGGGAAAGAAGGGCAGCTCCCGCTCCTCCTGACCCCAGGATTCGCACAGGTAGGAGTTCCTGATGAACACCCCGGACTTCATGCGGGGGTTCAGATGGAGAGCGATGTTTTCCGTCCTGCTGTTCCGGAGGTTCACTGTAAAACTGGAGCAATGTAAAAATGTTGATGATCATAAGGAGACTGGGATAAATCACTGTGACATACAGATAGATTCATATATATGATTACCTGTGAGGATACATGCTGACCTGCCCTTTTATTGTGATGTGCTGTCCTGGGCTCAGGCCTTTGAGAATACTGCCCTTGTAAGGAAGGCTCTGAAACAGCAAAGAAACCTTTAAAATGACATAAACGTCTGATTTCATGACGCTTAATGAACAGTTAGGACGTGTGTTCCAGTTTCAGCAGGTTAATGTGGATGAAGCCAAACTCACCAAGTCACCTGATTCTGAATATATTGcctgagaggggaaaaaaagcacatttagagATGAgcataaaataaacagaaatataagTTTAATCTGTACTTACTGAGTTTGGGATGTAGCCAATAGCGTGCACCCTGACTTTCCCAGAAATAGAAAACGTGTCGACCCTGTTCAGAGGAATTCTGTGCTTGTATTCCAGCAGGTGAGTTCCATTTACTGCCACCTACAGGTGAACACGGGTGTGATGCATTGTTATCTTTAAGTTCCACACAGGCTTACCACTGCCTTCAGCTCACTGACCTTGAAGACGTCTTCGTGCACCAGGATGATTGTCTCAAAGGGGGCACCGCGCTTGTAGGGCAGCTGGTGGAGCGTCTCCTCTTTGCCCCAGATCTCCTGCAGCAGGGAGTTGCACACCACGCAGGGAGAAGCTTTGAAGCGAGGGCTGAAGTGGAGGGCGACGTCGGAGCGCGGTTTGGTGCTGCAGCCGCTCGACAGGTCGATCTGAAACCTGCAGAGAGACCCGCGGTCACTGCTTGTCAGAGTTTTGGTCATTCAACTGCCAATTTGTTGACGCTGCATTATTAAATCATCTTGTGGTCCTTTCCTGCAGACATAACTTGCATCAAGAATTGCATAATTCTTAACTTGACAAATTCAGTGAGGTCTCTCTAGCCTGCTGAATCAACCATGGTGGGGTGTAGCCAGAGCAcatgaagcatttttaatgttttcttttatccTGTCCTCCAGGAGGAAGAATCTTCTTCAGAGTTGGACGCCTCTGATGATGAAGTCCCATGAAGGCCGGGACAGAAGTTCATGTTTTATCACTGCACATGAAACTGAGAACAGGTGAAACTGAACATGCAGTAAAAATGAGACTGCATGGCAGCACTGAAGGAGATAACCACATTTAGATCaggtatttttcttttgtattaaaGTGAAAAATTCATCCAAACTGATCCTGGAGCTGTTGTCGGCAACTTGACCTGAAGTTTCATTATCCAGGATATCCTCTCTGTATCTCCCTCTAACATCAGCAGTCACATGAAGGTGATTATCAACCCAAGTATATGAATCTAGATATTCACATATTTACAAGAGGTGCAGTTTgtagcatctgaccaatcagaaacatGGACAGGTCTACTGACAGCCTGATGTTACAGtatgaagaggttaaacacaGAATACAGACTGGAAGCagcagtgaatgtgtgtgagctGTAAGAGCTGCTGTGTTAATAAAGTTTGAAGCAGGAAGGAA is part of the Archocentrus centrarchus isolate MPI-CPG fArcCen1 chromosome 22, fArcCen1, whole genome shotgun sequence genome and encodes:
- the lgals8b gene encoding galectin-8 yields the protein MSVANAKHKVQNPVIPYTGPIPGGLHPGEIIIIQGTVPPDADRFQIDLSSGCSTKPRSDVALHFSPRFKASPCVVCNSLLQEIWGKEETLHQLPYKRGAPFETIILVHEDVFKVAVNGTHLLEYKHRIPLNRVDTFSISGKVRVHAIGYIPNSAIYSESGDLSLPYKGSILKGLSPGQHITIKGQVSMYPHSFTVNLRNSRTENIALHLNPRMKSGVFIRNSYLCESWGQEERELPFFPFSSGEYFEILLLCQPHQFKLAVNGSHLFEFRHRVQDLSSIDQLEIMGDLELTDVKLW